The Flavobacterium psychrophilum genome includes a region encoding these proteins:
- a CDS encoding sialate O-acetylesterase — protein sequence MNSMRVYLVILLASLCSNNYANINLPSFFSDNMVLQRNSEVTIWGWANPGEEITVSTGWTKEEFKTKGDNHAFWKITLNTPQAGGPYTINIKGYNEITLKNVMLGEVWFCSGQSNMAWSANAGIDNAAEEIAKANYPDIRFFSVPLLADSTPQMNIPGNWQPCTPETMKYFSAIGYFFAQRLKEDLKNVPIGIINSSWGGTPAEIWIPEGIISNNKTLSDAASKLQPSEWGPVEPGYAYNAMIHPFAGLKISGFLWYQGESNVGSEVYDQTLSALIKSWREQWKENLPFYYVQIAPYNYGSEYPSGVIIRDAQRKVLKEVDNTALVVISDVSPTDDIHPRNKKPVGVRLAEIALQSHYKVLNKQVKSPFYKGITVQKNKLTVIFDNAEGLHFTTKKTTQFEIAGADKIFHPAEAKIKNNTVIVHSKKVESPIYVRYGWSNTAQPNLFNKAGLPASSFLSE from the coding sequence ATGAATAGTATGCGTGTTTATCTTGTTATCCTTCTTGCCTCATTATGTAGTAATAACTATGCTAACATAAACCTACCTTCATTCTTTTCAGACAATATGGTGTTGCAAAGAAACTCGGAAGTTACAATTTGGGGATGGGCAAACCCCGGAGAAGAAATTACAGTAAGTACGGGGTGGACAAAAGAAGAATTTAAAACTAAAGGCGACAACCACGCCTTTTGGAAAATAACGCTTAACACACCGCAAGCAGGCGGGCCTTATACTATCAATATTAAAGGTTATAACGAAATTACTCTAAAAAATGTAATGCTCGGCGAGGTTTGGTTTTGTTCGGGTCAGTCTAATATGGCGTGGTCTGCCAATGCAGGGATAGACAATGCCGCCGAAGAAATAGCAAAAGCAAATTATCCGGATATACGATTCTTTTCTGTGCCTTTACTTGCAGACTCTACCCCTCAAATGAATATACCGGGGAACTGGCAACCCTGCACTCCCGAAACAATGAAATACTTTAGTGCCATTGGTTACTTTTTTGCCCAACGGCTGAAAGAAGATCTTAAAAATGTACCAATCGGTATAATTAATTCAAGCTGGGGTGGCACACCAGCAGAGATTTGGATTCCCGAAGGTATTATTTCAAATAACAAAACACTTTCGGATGCAGCATCGAAACTTCAACCGTCAGAATGGGGACCTGTTGAGCCGGGGTATGCTTATAACGCAATGATACACCCGTTTGCAGGGCTTAAAATTTCAGGTTTTCTTTGGTATCAGGGCGAAAGCAATGTAGGGTCTGAAGTGTATGACCAAACTCTATCGGCACTCATAAAATCATGGCGGGAACAATGGAAAGAAAACCTTCCGTTCTATTATGTTCAAATAGCACCGTACAATTATGGCAGCGAATATCCAAGTGGTGTAATTATAAGAGATGCCCAGCGAAAAGTACTTAAGGAGGTTGATAATACTGCCCTGGTGGTAATTAGTGACGTAAGCCCTACTGATGATATACATCCAAGAAATAAAAAACCGGTCGGTGTACGCCTGGCTGAAATTGCTTTACAGTCACACTATAAAGTACTGAATAAACAGGTAAAGTCTCCTTTTTACAAAGGTATTACAGTACAAAAAAATAAGCTTACCGTTATTTTCGATAATGCTGAAGGACTTCATTTTACTACAAAAAAAACGACACAGTTTGAGATTGCAGGAGCAGACAAAATATTTCATCCTGCGGAAGCAAAGATCAAAAACAATACTGTGATTGTGCATTCTAAAAAAGTTGAAAGTCCTATATATGTACGCTACGGATGGAGCAACACTGCACAACCCAATCTGTTTAATAAAGCAGGGTTGCCTGCTTCCTCATTTTTAAGTGAATAA
- a CDS encoding glycosidase, with the protein MITDQLNKIANYDALVSQHQQLIEKKNEPIAQNNGVYTRYKNPVVTAAHAPITWRYDLNAETNPFGMERIGINAAFNAGAMKWDGKYIMCVRVEGTDRKSFFAIAESPNGIDNFKFWDKPCVIPQLEDHDTNVYDMRLTLHEDGWIYGIFCTERKDPNAPAGDTSAAIANAGIVRTKDLVNFERLPDLISNTGQQRNVVIHPEFVDGKYALYTRPQDGFIDVGSGGGVGLGFIDNMENPIVKDEKIIFGKIYHTIYELKNGLGPAPIKTNKGWLHLAHGVRNTAAGLRYTLYMFMTDFNDIGKVTHVPAGYFMAPENEERVGDVSNVLFTNGWIADEDGTVYVYYASSDTRMHVAVSTVDKLVDYVMNSPEDTLTSAGSVNTIIKLVDNNSKFL; encoded by the coding sequence ATGATTACTGACCAGCTGAACAAGATTGCAAACTATGATGCACTTGTTAGTCAGCACCAGCAGCTTATTGAAAAGAAAAACGAGCCTATTGCCCAAAACAATGGGGTGTATACACGATATAAAAATCCGGTGGTTACTGCTGCTCATGCCCCAATTACCTGGAGGTATGACCTTAATGCCGAAACCAATCCATTTGGTATGGAGCGCATTGGCATTAACGCCGCCTTTAATGCCGGAGCCATGAAATGGGATGGTAAATATATTATGTGTGTTCGTGTTGAAGGTACCGACAGAAAATCATTTTTTGCTATCGCCGAAAGTCCGAATGGTATAGATAATTTTAAGTTTTGGGATAAACCATGTGTTATTCCGCAGCTTGAAGATCATGATACCAATGTATATGATATGAGGCTTACGTTGCACGAAGACGGATGGATCTACGGTATTTTTTGTACTGAGCGAAAAGATCCAAATGCGCCGGCAGGCGATACCAGTGCTGCTATAGCCAATGCAGGTATAGTGCGTACGAAAGACCTTGTGAATTTTGAAAGGCTTCCCGATTTGATATCCAACACGGGGCAACAGCGTAATGTTGTAATTCATCCTGAATTTGTAGATGGCAAGTATGCATTATATACGCGTCCGCAGGATGGTTTTATAGATGTTGGAAGTGGCGGAGGTGTAGGTCTTGGCTTTATCGATAACATGGAAAACCCGATAGTAAAGGATGAAAAGATAATATTCGGGAAAATATACCATACCATATACGAACTTAAGAATGGCCTTGGCCCTGCGCCAATAAAAACCAATAAAGGATGGCTTCATTTGGCACACGGTGTTCGTAATACCGCGGCCGGGCTTCGTTACACATTGTATATGTTTATGACCGACTTTAATGATATTGGTAAAGTTACCCATGTACCGGCAGGTTATTTTATGGCTCCGGAAAACGAAGAAAGAGTAGGGGATGTATCAAACGTATTATTTACTAACGGATGGATAGCCGATGAAGACGGAACGGTTTATGTTTACTATGCTTCTTCAGATACACGTATGCACGTAGCTGTTTCTACAGTAGATAAGCTGGTAGATTATGTTATGAACTCGCCTGAAGATACTTTGACTTCGGCAGGTTCTGTAAATACAATTATTAAACTGGTAGATAACAACAGTAAGTTTCTATAA
- a CDS encoding beta-glucosidase, with translation MKKTIVLLAILSFYNGNAQKKNSMQKKHEIEQKVEKLLAKMTLEEKVGQMNQYNGFWDVTGPSPKEGNAALKYEHLRKGWVGSMLTVRGVEQVRAVQKIAVEETRLGIPLIIGFDVIHGYKTLSPIPLAEAASWDMDAIKKSAQVAADEASASGINWTFGPNVDISRDARWGRVMEGAGEDPYLGSKVAVARVKGFQGDDLSAPNTIAACAKHFAGYGFSESGRDYNTVDISNATLHNTVLPPFKAAHDAGVRTFMNSFNILNGVPATGNSFLQRDILKGKWGFDGFVITDWASIREMIAHGYAKDGADASVKAVVAGADMDMESHLYVVELVKLVNEGKVDIKLIDDSVKRILRVKYELGLFDDPYRYCNEKREREVINSKANHKAVLDMAKKSVVLLKNDKNLLPLKKSGQKIALIGALANDMNSPLGSWRIASDDNTAVSVLEGMQQYKGNILTFEKGPELTIGKTTFLDELVFNTNNRDGFEAAKKVAKEADVVIMVLGEHGFQSGEGRSRTNLDLPGLQQELLEEVYKVNPNIVLVLNNGRPLALPWAAQHIPTIVEAWHLGSETGNAVAQVLYGDYNPSGKLPMSFPRNVGQVPIYYNQHSTGRPVNSDNNVFWSHYSDVEKTPLFAFGHGLSYTTFKYGVPKIEKKTYIKGETVKVSVEITNTGNLDGKEVAQLYIRDITASLSRPVKELKGFELLDLKKGETKTITFNLTDKELGFYDNNGSYLVEPGIFKVFVGTSSDNVQETEFELK, from the coding sequence ATGAAAAAAACAATAGTACTACTTGCCATCTTAAGCTTTTATAATGGCAACGCCCAAAAGAAAAACAGCATGCAGAAAAAACATGAAATAGAACAAAAGGTAGAAAAGTTATTGGCAAAAATGACCCTTGAGGAAAAAGTAGGCCAGATGAATCAATATAATGGCTTTTGGGATGTAACTGGCCCGTCGCCTAAAGAAGGCAATGCCGCACTTAAATATGAGCACCTTCGTAAAGGATGGGTGGGCTCTATGCTAACCGTCAGAGGTGTGGAACAGGTACGTGCCGTACAAAAAATAGCCGTTGAAGAAACACGACTGGGTATTCCGCTAATTATAGGATTTGATGTAATACACGGTTATAAAACATTAAGTCCTATTCCTCTTGCCGAAGCTGCAAGCTGGGACATGGATGCTATAAAGAAATCGGCCCAGGTAGCTGCAGATGAAGCATCGGCTTCAGGGATCAACTGGACGTTTGGGCCAAATGTCGACATTAGCCGCGATGCCCGCTGGGGACGTGTTATGGAAGGTGCCGGTGAAGACCCATATCTTGGAAGTAAAGTTGCAGTAGCAAGGGTTAAAGGATTTCAGGGAGATGATCTTTCAGCTCCAAATACTATCGCTGCCTGTGCAAAACATTTTGCAGGCTATGGGTTTTCTGAATCCGGAAGGGATTATAATACGGTAGATATAAGCAATGCCACATTACACAACACGGTGCTCCCTCCTTTTAAAGCAGCACATGATGCAGGCGTTCGTACGTTTATGAATTCTTTCAATATTCTTAACGGTGTGCCTGCTACAGGTAATAGTTTTCTGCAAAGAGATATCCTTAAAGGTAAATGGGGCTTTGACGGTTTTGTAATTACCGACTGGGCTTCTATCCGCGAGATGATCGCACACGGCTATGCAAAAGATGGTGCCGATGCCAGTGTAAAAGCTGTCGTCGCGGGTGCAGATATGGATATGGAATCACATCTTTATGTGGTAGAATTGGTAAAACTGGTAAATGAAGGTAAGGTCGATATTAAACTAATTGATGATTCGGTAAAAAGGATACTAAGAGTTAAATATGAACTTGGATTATTTGACGATCCTTACCGTTACTGCAACGAAAAAAGAGAAAGAGAGGTTATAAACAGTAAAGCGAATCATAAAGCTGTATTGGATATGGCTAAAAAGTCGGTAGTGCTTTTAAAGAATGATAAAAATTTATTACCTCTTAAAAAAAGCGGACAGAAAATAGCCCTTATAGGTGCCTTGGCTAATGACATGAACAGCCCACTTGGTAGCTGGAGGATCGCATCAGATGATAATACGGCGGTATCTGTACTGGAAGGCATGCAGCAGTACAAAGGAAATATCCTGACTTTTGAAAAAGGACCTGAGCTTACTATCGGCAAAACTACTTTCCTTGATGAACTGGTGTTCAATACTAACAATCGTGATGGATTTGAAGCAGCTAAAAAAGTAGCCAAAGAAGCAGATGTTGTAATTATGGTATTGGGTGAACACGGTTTCCAGAGTGGCGAAGGCCGCAGCAGAACCAATCTTGACCTGCCGGGATTACAGCAGGAACTACTTGAAGAAGTTTATAAAGTAAACCCTAATATTGTTCTGGTACTCAACAATGGCCGACCTCTTGCATTGCCATGGGCAGCGCAACATATACCAACAATTGTAGAAGCATGGCATTTGGGTTCTGAAACAGGTAATGCAGTTGCACAGGTTCTGTACGGAGATTATAACCCAAGTGGTAAGCTGCCTATGAGTTTTCCGCGTAATGTTGGGCAGGTGCCAATCTATTACAATCAGCACAGTACAGGAAGACCAGTTAATAGCGATAATAATGTCTTCTGGTCGCACTATAGTGATGTAGAGAAAACACCTCTTTTTGCTTTCGGTCACGGACTGAGCTATACAACTTTTAAATATGGAGTTCCTAAGATTGAGAAAAAAACTTACATTAAAGGAGAAACTGTAAAGGTATCGGTAGAAATTACCAACACAGGTAATCTTGATGGTAAGGAAGTGGCTCAGCTTTATATAAGAGATATTACTGCGAGTCTTTCACGCCCCGTAAAAGAACTCAAAGGTTTTGAATTGCTTGATCTTAAAAAAGGGGAAACCAAGACCATAACTTTTAACCTGACGGATAAAGAATTAGGTTTCTACGATAATAACGGTAGTTACCTTGTTGAACCCGGAATATTCAAAGTGTTTGTGGGTACAAGTTCTGATAATGTTCAGGAGACAGAATTTGAATTGAAATAA
- a CDS encoding N-acyl-D-glucosamine 2-epimerase, with product MANLKAEMYNELLSILEYWSTNALDEENGGFIGTIDYTDTKEYNADKGSVLNARILWAFSASYPITKNDSDLEMAKRAFDYISEYLYDRENNGIFWSITFDGKPKDAKNQIYALAFVIYGLSEYYNISKDQKALDLAIVLYNSIEKHSYDPIHKGYFEAFTQNWQPIDDLRLSDKDANEKKTMNTHLHIVEGYANLYRVWKDEGLKNKIVELLYTINEHFINEDMGHLHLFFNEEWVEKPDVISYGHDIEAAWLLQWCAEMIEDDTLIAIYKKHAVTMADATFEGIDVDGGLWYEYDPKERKLIAEKHWWPQSELMIGMINVWQLTGDKKYLDAAINNWHFVQDYILDKENGEWIWGINKDYSAIQKDKTGFWKCPYHNSRACIELFKRL from the coding sequence ATGGCGAACCTTAAAGCAGAAATGTACAATGAACTGCTTTCTATTCTTGAGTATTGGAGCACTAACGCTTTAGATGAAGAGAATGGCGGTTTTATCGGTACAATAGATTACACAGATACAAAAGAGTATAATGCCGATAAAGGCTCCGTATTAAATGCCCGTATTTTATGGGCATTTTCGGCTTCTTATCCCATCACAAAAAACGATTCGGATCTTGAGATGGCTAAAAGGGCTTTTGACTACATCAGCGAGTATCTTTATGACAGGGAGAATAATGGTATTTTCTGGAGCATTACGTTCGACGGAAAACCAAAGGATGCTAAAAACCAAATCTATGCGCTTGCTTTTGTTATTTATGGACTATCGGAATATTACAATATCTCTAAAGACCAAAAAGCACTTGACCTTGCTATAGTACTTTACAATAGTATAGAAAAACACAGTTATGACCCGATACATAAAGGTTATTTTGAAGCTTTTACCCAAAATTGGCAGCCTATAGATGACTTGCGCCTTAGCGATAAGGATGCAAACGAGAAAAAGACTATGAATACCCACCTGCATATAGTAGAAGGATATGCTAATCTTTACAGGGTTTGGAAAGACGAAGGATTAAAAAATAAAATTGTAGAGCTGCTTTATACAATTAATGAGCATTTCATTAATGAAGACATGGGGCATCTTCATCTTTTCTTTAACGAAGAATGGGTGGAAAAGCCGGATGTTATTTCGTACGGACATGATATTGAGGCAGCCTGGCTACTGCAATGGTGTGCCGAAATGATAGAAGATGATACATTAATTGCCATATACAAAAAACATGCTGTAACCATGGCAGATGCCACCTTTGAGGGTATAGATGTAGATGGTGGTTTGTGGTATGAGTACGATCCTAAAGAACGAAAATTGATTGCTGAAAAACACTGGTGGCCGCAATCTGAATTGATGATTGGAATGATAAACGTCTGGCAATTAACCGGAGATAAAAAATACCTTGATGCAGCCATTAACAATTGGCATTTTGTTCAGGATTATATACTTGATAAAGAGAATGGTGAATGGATATGGGGTATAAATAAAGATTACTCTGCTATACAAAAAGATAAGACAGGGTTTTGGAAATGCCCGTATCATAATTCCCGTGCCTGTATTGAACTTTTCAAAAGATTATAA
- a CDS encoding GDSL family lipase, whose amino-acid sequence MFTIKKFPFILLTALLWCSFLSFTEIDFKTAYTVKGRTEIFKDSIILIGSASSVNFTFKGKQCSVVLKSGKLHHGYIALEIDGKYIGRKRIESTPTEITVDQTKSGTHTVAIYKATEAANGNITFLGATGDIKKTKEKKRKKIEFIGDSITCGMGNDLSALPCGEGEWFDQHNAYYSYAPIAARALNADYLLSSVSGFGMYRNWNDEHDKEAIIPDVYNNLYLNTDTSKPYDFSFMPDVVCIALGTNDFSEGDKIKPRLPFNENKYIDSYIKFIRNIYAHYPHAKIVLLNSPMVSGEKNELFVKCLTKIKDTFNNEKNHKPISVFKFTEVTPHGCGYHPEIEDDKLMASQLTPFLQKLINE is encoded by the coding sequence ATGTTCACAATTAAAAAGTTTCCTTTCATTTTACTTACAGCGCTACTTTGGTGCTCATTTTTAAGCTTTACCGAAATAGATTTCAAAACGGCATATACTGTAAAAGGAAGAACCGAGATTTTTAAAGATAGTATAATATTGATAGGTTCAGCATCCTCTGTGAACTTTACATTTAAAGGAAAACAATGTTCTGTCGTACTTAAATCGGGCAAACTGCATCATGGCTATATCGCATTAGAAATTGACGGTAAATACATAGGACGTAAAAGAATTGAGAGCACACCTACCGAAATTACAGTCGATCAAACTAAATCGGGAACTCATACCGTAGCGATCTATAAAGCTACCGAAGCCGCTAATGGCAATATTACTTTTCTGGGCGCTACAGGAGATATCAAAAAAACTAAAGAGAAAAAGAGAAAGAAAATAGAATTTATAGGTGATTCTATTACCTGCGGCATGGGCAATGACCTAAGTGCGTTGCCTTGTGGTGAAGGAGAATGGTTCGACCAGCACAATGCATATTATTCGTATGCTCCAATAGCTGCAAGAGCTTTAAATGCAGATTATCTGCTAAGTTCAGTCTCCGGTTTTGGTATGTACCGAAACTGGAATGATGAGCATGATAAAGAAGCCATTATACCCGATGTATATAATAACTTATACCTAAATACAGATACTTCTAAACCTTACGATTTTAGCTTTATGCCCGATGTAGTTTGCATTGCACTTGGTACAAATGATTTTTCTGAAGGCGATAAAATAAAGCCAAGACTGCCTTTTAATGAAAATAAATATATAGATAGCTATATTAAATTTATAAGGAATATATATGCTCATTACCCTCATGCTAAAATTGTATTGCTGAACAGCCCAATGGTTAGCGGCGAGAAGAACGAATTATTTGTAAAGTGCCTTACAAAGATTAAAGACACTTTTAATAACGAAAAAAATCATAAGCCTATTTCTGTATTTAAGTTTACCGAAGTAACACCTCATGGCTGTGGATATCATCCTGAAATTGAAGATGATAAACTAATGGCTTCTCAATTGACTCCTTTCCTTCAAAAACTTATAAATGAATAG
- a CDS encoding alpha-L-arabinofuranosidase has product MKNKFLAFYIVIVLPFVACSSQDKITETETPENISTQVDPVVAKTTGFFLDTWTPKNLDLPVSFTEATVPTATASTVTVDYAKVLTKIPSSIYGNNANLWSGKMINDATLVNDITNLKPNIIRFPGGSISDVYFWNAASIPTTAPSSLIKADGTVEPSNFWFGLNDADWTISLANYYELLQSTNSKGIITINYGYARYGTGANPVQDAAKLAADWVKHDNGRTQYWEIGNEVYADWEASYRINTADNKDGQPELLNGGLYAQHFKIIAQAMRTAAASVGNTNIKIGAVMVEGAPASYLPECHKTWNAKMLQNIGEDADYYVIHNYYTNYNTNSNAAEILETPKVKTAEMMTFVKSELSSNVKEVKPLALDEWNIFAVGSKQQVSHINGMHAVLLLGEVLKNNIGLAARWDFANGWANGDDHGMFSNGDEPNIPKGTPRPAFYHMYYFQKCMGDRLIEAVKDASGNYEVYASSFSNGKLGLTFVNKASSAINVKINLKNFVKGNRMYWYNLVGDNDNGEFSRKVIINGSGPLLTAGGPSGYKDIKPFSATIGETPNVTLPARSSVFVIIDNQ; this is encoded by the coding sequence ATGAAAAATAAATTTCTGGCCTTTTATATAGTAATTGTACTTCCGTTCGTTGCCTGTTCAAGTCAGGATAAAATCACAGAAACTGAAACGCCTGAAAATATTTCTACACAGGTTGACCCCGTTGTAGCAAAAACAACAGGTTTTTTTCTTGATACCTGGACGCCAAAAAATCTGGATTTGCCGGTATCTTTTACAGAAGCAACAGTTCCAACAGCAACGGCTTCAACAGTGACCGTCGATTATGCAAAAGTACTTACCAAAATACCATCATCTATATATGGTAATAATGCCAATCTATGGTCGGGTAAGATGATTAACGATGCAACGCTGGTTAATGATATAACAAACCTGAAACCTAACATTATCCGTTTTCCTGGCGGAAGTATAAGCGATGTATATTTCTGGAATGCTGCCAGTATCCCAACAACCGCACCATCATCACTAATAAAAGCCGATGGAACCGTAGAACCATCTAATTTTTGGTTCGGGTTAAATGATGCTGACTGGACTATTTCACTAGCTAATTACTACGAATTATTGCAATCCACAAACAGTAAAGGTATAATCACTATAAACTACGGTTATGCACGTTACGGTACGGGTGCAAATCCGGTTCAGGATGCAGCGAAACTTGCAGCCGACTGGGTTAAGCATGATAACGGAAGAACACAGTATTGGGAAATTGGTAATGAGGTGTATGCCGATTGGGAAGCAAGCTACCGCATTAATACAGCGGATAATAAAGACGGCCAGCCAGAGCTATTAAATGGTGGTTTGTATGCCCAGCATTTTAAAATTATTGCCCAAGCTATGCGTACTGCTGCTGCTTCGGTAGGGAATACCAATATCAAAATTGGTGCAGTTATGGTTGAGGGGGCTCCTGCAAGTTATTTACCCGAATGCCATAAAACATGGAATGCCAAAATGCTGCAAAATATTGGTGAGGATGCAGATTATTATGTAATACACAATTACTACACTAACTATAATACGAATTCTAATGCTGCCGAAATATTGGAAACCCCTAAAGTAAAAACGGCAGAAATGATGACGTTTGTAAAATCGGAGCTTTCTTCAAATGTAAAAGAGGTTAAACCTCTTGCGCTTGATGAATGGAATATTTTTGCAGTTGGCAGTAAACAGCAGGTGTCTCATATTAATGGTATGCATGCTGTGTTATTATTGGGCGAAGTGCTTAAAAATAATATTGGCTTGGCTGCCCGTTGGGATTTTGCCAATGGCTGGGCTAACGGCGACGACCACGGTATGTTTAGTAATGGAGACGAGCCTAACATACCAAAAGGTACTCCCAGGCCTGCATTTTACCATATGTACTATTTCCAGAAATGTATGGGAGACAGGCTTATTGAAGCTGTTAAAGATGCATCGGGAAATTATGAAGTATATGCTTCATCATTTTCGAACGGTAAATTGGGACTGACTTTTGTAAACAAAGCATCTTCTGCGATTAATGTGAAAATAAACCTTAAAAACTTTGTAAAAGGTAACAGAATGTACTGGTACAATTTAGTTGGTGATAACGACAATGGTGAGTTTTCCCGAAAAGTAATAATTAATGGTTCAGGGCCTTTATTAACAGCAGGAGGGCCGTCTGGGTATAAGGACATAAAACCATTTTCTGCTACAATAGGTGAAACTCCAAACGTAACGCTACCGGCAAGATCATCAGTATTTGTAATAATAGATAACCAATAA
- a CDS encoding beta-mannanase, with protein sequence MTYKNKLTPFLLILLSFTLINCSIQKPEKITVKGQQFFKGDKPYSYIGANYWYGSLLASKKVGDRARLLRELDLMKKNGIDNLRVLVGADGGTYDFTVRPALQYEQGKYDEDLLDGLDFLIAEMGKRNMYAVLYLNNNWEWSGGMSQYLEWNGYGKIPIANIPPNTWPQFMKYTAQYHSCEPCMEAFRKHIKFILGRRNRYNKKKYTEDTAIMAWQVGNEPRVFTPENEVKFTAWLNDVVDYIDSLDRNHLISTGSEGKAGSNDDLATFERTHKNANIDYLTMHIWPKNWSWYKAEDPKNTFPDALVKANAYIDEHIAAATRLNRPIIIEEFGLPRQHEILLANSDVSDRDALYTSFFDRLLKSQQNKQSLAGINFWGFGGEGKAVNAEGKWNVGDTFTADPPQEPQGLNSVFASDISTLKLVRDYNSKLNELQK encoded by the coding sequence ATGACATATAAAAACAAGCTAACACCATTTTTACTAATATTACTAAGTTTCACCCTCATAAATTGCAGTATACAAAAACCTGAAAAAATCACTGTAAAAGGGCAGCAGTTCTTTAAAGGTGACAAACCCTATTCTTATATTGGAGCCAATTATTGGTACGGTAGCCTGCTTGCTTCAAAAAAAGTAGGTGACAGGGCGAGACTGCTTCGCGAACTGGATTTAATGAAAAAGAATGGTATAGATAATCTGCGTGTTCTTGTGGGGGCAGATGGAGGTACCTACGATTTTACCGTAAGGCCGGCGCTTCAGTATGAACAGGGTAAGTATGATGAGGATTTATTAGATGGGCTTGACTTTTTAATTGCTGAAATGGGCAAGCGTAATATGTATGCGGTTTTGTACCTTAACAACAATTGGGAATGGTCTGGCGGTATGTCACAATACCTGGAGTGGAACGGCTACGGAAAAATTCCTATTGCTAACATTCCTCCTAATACATGGCCGCAGTTTATGAAGTATACTGCCCAATATCATAGCTGTGAACCTTGTATGGAAGCATTTAGAAAACATATCAAATTTATATTGGGTAGAAGGAACCGGTACAATAAAAAGAAATATACAGAAGATACAGCCATAATGGCGTGGCAGGTGGGTAATGAGCCAAGGGTGTTTACTCCCGAAAATGAAGTGAAATTTACAGCGTGGCTTAATGATGTTGTAGATTATATAGATTCATTGGATAGAAACCATCTTATATCGACAGGGTCTGAAGGTAAAGCCGGGTCTAACGATGACCTTGCTACTTTTGAAAGAACACATAAAAATGCAAATATTGATTATTTAACAATGCACATATGGCCAAAAAACTGGAGTTGGTATAAGGCAGAAGATCCGAAAAATACTTTTCCGGATGCATTAGTAAAGGCTAACGCTTACATAGACGAGCACATTGCTGCCGCTACACGTTTAAATAGACCGATAATTATAGAAGAATTCGGTTTACCGAGACAGCATGAAATCCTTCTTGCCAATTCTGATGTTAGCGACAGAGATGCACTTTACACATCCTTTTTTGACAGGCTGCTTAAAAGTCAGCAAAACAAGCAATCATTGGCAGGCATTAATTTCTGGGGATTTGGAGGCGAAGGCAAAGCTGTAAATGCCGAAGGCAAATGGAATGTAGGTGATACTTTTACTGCAGATCCACCTCAGGAACCTCAGGGATTAAATTCGGTTTTCGCCTCTGATATCAGTACTTTAAAACTGGTTAGGGATTACAACAGTAAGCTGAATGAACTTCAGAAATAA